A region of the Arenibacter antarcticus genome:
CTGTTGGCACTTTTTATGCTATCCTTTGCCTTCGCCTATGGTATTGGACAATGGTTGAACAATATTTTTCTAGGTTTTTTAGCTGTCGGAGGCACTTATATTCTATTAGGAATAGCATGTTACCTCTTTAGAAATAAGTTGGACAAACCTTTAATTAAGAAGTTTTCAGATTATTATTTTGATTAAATTATGAATAAACCCGTATTTACCTCTTTTGAGGAGATAGATCATAAGTTAAAGATATTACGACTTCAGCGAGAAATTGAAATGGAGCAGATAAAGTTACATCTAAATGGTGCAAAGAACAACCTACTACCAACAGCGCTAGTCGGAGGAGTAGGGAGGTGGTCCAAAAGATTACTAATTACCTTCATTTCCAGAAAAATTTTAAGAAAGTTTAGCTAGTTAGCACACATTAACTCTAATAAAAAAAAAACCCTTTTACTAATGGTTAAAACCAAGAAGTAAAAGGGTTTATACGTATTTAAGTAAAGTTTTTATTTACTTTATTCCTTTTTGGTGATTTGTGTTTTTTTCATAGATTCCCCAATCATATTACTAGCAGTAAAGGAAGCCACCATATTGTTCAACATATCACTTCCCGCCTGCGGGGAGTTAGGTAGCAGTATTAAATTGCTATTGGTTGCCTCCCCAATAGATTGTAAGGTATCATAATGTTGGGTAACCACAATAAGGGCAGATGCTTCTTGGGAGTTAATACCCACCTTGTTCAATACTTCTACAGACTCTTCTAATCCGCGTGCTATTTCCCTTCGTTGATCTGCTATACCCTGACCTTGTAATCGTTTGCTTTCTGCCTCGGCCTTTGCTTTTTCTACAATTAAGATCCGCGCTGCATCCCCTTCAAACTGTGCCGCAATTTTTTCTCTTTCGGAAGCGTTAATTCGGTTCATAGCCTCCTTTACCTGGCCATCCGGATCAATGTCTGTTACTAGGGTCTTAATAATATCGTACCCATAATCCAACATCGCATCTTGCAGTTCTGTCTTAACTGCTATTGCGATATCATCTTTCTTAACAAAAACATCATCCAATTTCATTTTTGGAACTTCGGCACGTACCACGTCGAATACGTAAGAAGTAATTTGATCATGGGGATATTCCAATTGATAAAATGCTTCGTATACCTTGTTTTTCAGTACCACATACTGAACTGAAATTTTAAGTTTTACAAAAACATCGTCCAAGGTCTTTGTCTCTACAATGACATCAAGCTGTTGAATTTTAAGTCCAACCCGTGCGACAATTTTATCCACTAAAGGAATTTTAATCTGAAGCCCTGAAGTCCTAACACTGTTAAACTTTCCAAATCGCTCTACTATTGCTGCGGTTTGTTGTTTTACCGTAAAAAAAGATGAAAAAAGAATCACGATGCCGATAAATAGAATCGGAATTAATAAAAATGAACCCATAATATTTAATTTTAGTTAGTGAAAGTAACCTATATTTATTTCATAGGTCGATTTTTTATATAATGTGTTACACCTTATACCTACAATACCACGATTATATCCACATTTACTACCATTCCATTTATTTTAAGCTTGAAATGGCCTTATTTATTCGATCGATACTCTCCTGTTGTCCTATTAA
Encoded here:
- a CDS encoding SPFH domain-containing protein; its protein translation is MGSFLLIPILFIGIVILFSSFFTVKQQTAAIVERFGKFNSVRTSGLQIKIPLVDKIVARVGLKIQQLDVIVETKTLDDVFVKLKISVQYVVLKNKVYEAFYQLEYPHDQITSYVFDVVRAEVPKMKLDDVFVKKDDIAIAVKTELQDAMLDYGYDIIKTLVTDIDPDGQVKEAMNRINASEREKIAAQFEGDAARILIVEKAKAEAESKRLQGQGIADQRREIARGLEESVEVLNKVGINSQEASALIVVTQHYDTLQSIGEATNSNLILLPNSPQAGSDMLNNMVASFTASNMIGESMKKTQITKKE
- a CDS encoding DUF6327 family protein — its product is MNKPVFTSFEEIDHKLKILRLQREIEMEQIKLHLNGAKNNLLPTALVGGVGRWSKRLLITFISRKILRKFS